In Sphingopyxis sp. 113P3, one DNA window encodes the following:
- a CDS encoding TetR/AcrR family transcriptional regulator, which yields MSGGTSENRGKVGREALLEAAAAIFFEQGYAATRIDDIIERAGGSKRNIYDQFGNKEGLLTAIVSDHAGRALAALSLDDPGPGGLQSMLLAFGRQLIDISLSPALLGIYRIVTTEYARFPDLVRRFYDLGPGLASTTLAKVLAAAEQRGEIGPCDAPAAADHFVGMIRGNLHLQVLLGLRPVPTEAERTALVSSAVNIFLTGLGHRG from the coding sequence GTGAGTGGGGGCACGTCCGAAAATCGAGGCAAGGTGGGGCGTGAGGCGCTCCTCGAAGCGGCCGCGGCGATCTTTTTCGAGCAGGGCTATGCCGCGACACGCATTGACGACATCATCGAGCGCGCAGGCGGTTCGAAACGCAATATCTATGATCAGTTCGGCAACAAGGAGGGGCTGCTCACCGCGATCGTGTCCGATCATGCCGGGCGCGCGCTCGCGGCGCTCTCGCTGGACGATCCGGGGCCCGGCGGGCTCCAGTCGATGCTCCTCGCCTTCGGCCGCCAGCTCATCGACATCTCGCTGTCCCCCGCACTCCTCGGCATCTACCGCATCGTAACGACCGAATATGCGCGCTTTCCGGATCTGGTGCGCCGCTTCTACGATCTAGGCCCGGGTCTCGCGAGCACGACACTCGCAAAGGTGCTTGCCGCAGCCGAGCAGCGCGGCGAGATCGGCCCATGCGACGCGCCGGCCGCCGCCGACCATTTCGTCGGCATGATCCGCGGCAACCTCCATCTCCAGGTGCTGCTGGGATTGCGCCCCGTACCGACCGAAGCCGAACGGACCGCGCTTGTCTCTTCCGCCGTCAACATCTTCCTGACCGGGCTCGGCCACCGGGGCTAA
- a CDS encoding SDR family NAD(P)-dependent oxidoreductase encodes MIQKPLGSAFGASSTAADVIEGHDLAGRNAIVTGGAAGLGLETVRMLARAGARVIVPARSRARAEKALSGIANVEIAEMNLADPQSVGTFARDIVAAALPLHILVNSAGIMATPFERDRRGNEMQFSANHLGHFQLACGLRRNLAAAGGARIVALSSRGHFYGGVDFDDPNFTARPYDATLAYAQAKTANALFALGADRRWAEDGIRAFSVHPGGIVTGLSKHLPVEIIRQYGAIDDEGNPVIDPENDKKNVGQGAATQLWCAVAPELAGHGGVYCEDCDIALPSPAESEVLRGVKPWASDPELADRLWTLSETLAPTSQA; translated from the coding sequence ATGATCCAGAAACCGCTGGGCTCCGCCTTCGGAGCCTCCTCCACCGCCGCCGATGTCATCGAAGGCCATGATCTCGCCGGTCGAAACGCGATCGTTACCGGCGGCGCCGCGGGGCTCGGCCTCGAAACCGTCCGGATGCTGGCAAGGGCAGGCGCACGCGTGATCGTGCCGGCGCGATCGCGCGCGCGGGCGGAGAAGGCGCTGAGCGGTATCGCCAACGTCGAAATCGCCGAAATGAACCTCGCCGATCCTCAATCGGTGGGCACCTTCGCCCGTGACATTGTCGCTGCAGCCCTTCCGTTGCATATCCTCGTCAACAGCGCGGGTATCATGGCGACGCCGTTCGAGCGCGATCGCCGCGGCAACGAGATGCAGTTTTCTGCCAATCACCTCGGTCATTTTCAGCTAGCCTGCGGCCTGCGGCGCAATCTTGCGGCCGCAGGTGGGGCGCGGATCGTCGCGCTCTCGTCGCGCGGCCATTTTTACGGTGGGGTCGATTTCGACGATCCGAACTTCACCGCGCGGCCCTATGATGCGACCCTCGCCTATGCCCAGGCTAAAACGGCGAACGCGCTTTTCGCATTGGGCGCCGATCGGCGCTGGGCCGAAGACGGCATACGGGCCTTCTCGGTCCATCCCGGCGGGATCGTGACCGGCCTTTCGAAGCATCTTCCGGTCGAGATCATCCGGCAATATGGCGCGATCGACGATGAAGGAAACCCTGTCATCGACCCCGAAAATGACAAGAAAAACGTGGGGCAGGGGGCTGCCACCCAGCTCTGGTGCGCGGTTGCTCCCGAGCTCGCAGGCCATGGCGGCGTCTATTGCGAGGATTGCGATATCGCGCTCCCTTCGCCGGCAGAATCGGAGGTGCTCCGCGGCGTCAAACCCTGGGCATCCGATCCCGAGCTTGCCGACCGTTTATGGACCTTGAGCGAGACATTGGCTCCGACCAGCCAGGCTTAG
- a CDS encoding AraC family transcriptional regulator, with translation MHNDPISDLIALIDPRMIVTSALVAGGDWAVRCPAPDGLKFVAMLQGSAWVYSDETPALPLEGGDVLLLNGTLPFVLAGNLAATPLDASEVFTDAGSGIGKIGTSTGVRMIGGHVALDRNRGHLLIDILPAAIKLGRDRSAAAGVRAMIRRLDAEVREGRIGGGGAIGQLAQLIILDVLRYHLEETGEGAVGWLRGVTDQRIGPAIKHLHDRPEHGWHVEELARLTGMSRTAFSQRFKAITGIPPVAYLTKWRMHLAEQKLAGGARVAQVAHALGYASEAAFSQAFKRERGLPPSSIAEQSSSAVETAGFDRNAGRGAALFASAGSKALAAEDLQ, from the coding sequence ATGCATAATGACCCGATTTCCGATCTTATCGCGCTGATCGACCCGCGCATGATCGTGACGAGCGCCCTCGTCGCGGGCGGCGATTGGGCGGTTCGTTGCCCGGCGCCCGATGGATTGAAGTTCGTCGCCATGTTGCAAGGGTCGGCGTGGGTCTACTCCGACGAGACCCCGGCCCTCCCCCTCGAAGGCGGCGACGTACTGCTTCTCAACGGCACGCTGCCATTCGTGCTCGCGGGGAACCTCGCCGCCACCCCGCTCGATGCATCCGAAGTCTTCACCGACGCCGGAAGCGGTATCGGAAAGATCGGCACGTCGACCGGCGTGCGCATGATCGGCGGGCATGTCGCCCTCGATCGCAATCGCGGACATCTTCTCATCGATATCCTGCCTGCCGCGATCAAGCTTGGCCGTGACCGGTCGGCCGCCGCGGGCGTGCGCGCAATGATCAGGCGACTCGACGCCGAGGTACGCGAGGGGCGCATCGGCGGCGGCGGCGCGATCGGGCAGCTCGCGCAGCTCATCATCCTCGACGTTCTGCGATATCATCTTGAGGAAACGGGTGAAGGTGCGGTTGGCTGGCTGCGGGGGGTTACCGACCAGCGCATCGGGCCGGCGATCAAGCATCTCCACGACCGGCCCGAGCATGGTTGGCATGTCGAAGAACTCGCCCGCCTCACGGGAATGTCGCGCACGGCGTTTTCGCAACGCTTCAAGGCCATCACGGGCATCCCGCCAGTCGCTTATCTCACCAAATGGCGGATGCACCTCGCCGAGCAGAAGCTGGCAGGCGGCGCGCGCGTGGCCCAGGTCGCGCACGCGCTCGGCTATGCGTCCGAAGCCGCTTTCAGCCAAGCCTTCAAGCGCGAGCGAGGCCTGCCCCCGAGCAGCATTGCCGAACAATCCTCATCCGCCGTCGAGACCGCCGGCTTCGATCGCAATGCGGGGCGCGGCGCTGCGCTATTCGCGAGCGCAGGCAGCAAAGCATTAGCGGCCGAAGATCTCCAATAA
- a CDS encoding TIGR00730 family Rossman fold protein, with product MSGMQRICVFTGSNHGVREDYRLAAAAFGRLLAEEGIGLVYGGAAVGLMGTVADAAMAAGGEVIGVIPQALVEHEVAHPALADLRIVGSMHERKALMAELSDGFVAMPGGIGTFEEIFEIWTWAQLGSHAKPCGLLNIAGYYDKLLEFLEHSVAEAFLKPGHLGVLQVANTPGDMLASLRDYVPAGETKWIARSER from the coding sequence ATGAGCGGCATGCAGCGGATTTGCGTGTTTACGGGTTCGAACCATGGCGTGCGCGAGGACTATCGCTTAGCCGCGGCGGCCTTCGGACGGCTCCTCGCCGAAGAGGGTATCGGCCTGGTTTATGGGGGCGCCGCTGTCGGCCTCATGGGCACGGTCGCCGACGCGGCGATGGCCGCGGGAGGCGAAGTGATTGGCGTCATCCCGCAGGCGCTCGTCGAGCATGAGGTCGCGCATCCGGCGCTCGCCGATCTGCGGATCGTCGGCTCGATGCACGAACGCAAGGCGCTGATGGCCGAGCTTTCCGATGGTTTCGTCGCGATGCCGGGCGGCATCGGAACCTTTGAGGAAATTTTCGAAATCTGGACATGGGCGCAGCTCGGCAGTCACGCAAAGCCCTGCGGCCTTCTCAACATCGCGGGCTATTACGACAAGCTGCTCGAATTCCTCGAGCACAGCGTTGCGGAAGCCTTTTTAAAGCCCGGTCATCTAGGCGTGCTTCAGGTCGCCAACACCCCCGGTGACATGCTGGCCTCCCTTCGCGACTATGTCCCCGCTGGAGAAACCAAGTGGATCGCGCGGTCCGAGCGCTAA